The Flavobacterium praedii genome window below encodes:
- a CDS encoding cytochrome c oxidase subunit II translates to MTSLLVIIVLVLLAVAVWQLTKIFDLTQVASTSDNSQIATDEDNNVQGYLMFGFLAFIYVFTIYGVYTWGPLALHTPASEHGALIDGLMNVTWVLIFIVQAITQVLLHYFAFKYRGNKDKRALYFADNNKLEAIWSVIPAVVLAGLILYGLYAWTNIMFVDEDEDTVVIELYAQQFKWTARYAGADNVLGKANVRLIEGVNTLGVDLSDPYSQDDIVVSELHIPKGKKVHFKMRSQDVLHSAYFPHFRAQMNCVPGMVTEFAFTPIYTTAEYQALPYMVEKVANINALRAKKSIQLVAKGEVALDPYTFNYLLLCNKICGSSHYNMQMKVVVDTPEEYKKWLSDKATLVSEVKASKNKPAAQDASLAKDTTVAKDTTTVVKIAMK, encoded by the coding sequence ATGACAAGTTTGTTGGTAATTATAGTTTTAGTTTTATTGGCTGTTGCTGTTTGGCAATTGACGAAAATATTCGATTTAACACAAGTTGCTTCGACTTCGGACAATTCTCAAATTGCAACCGATGAAGATAATAATGTGCAAGGATATTTAATGTTTGGTTTTTTAGCCTTCATTTATGTCTTTACCATATATGGAGTTTATACATGGGGGCCTTTGGCCCTTCATACTCCTGCATCTGAGCATGGTGCGCTTATTGATGGTTTAATGAATGTTACATGGGTATTAATTTTTATTGTTCAGGCAATTACACAAGTTTTATTGCATTATTTTGCATTTAAATACAGAGGTAATAAGGATAAAAGAGCCTTATATTTTGCAGATAATAATAAATTAGAAGCAATTTGGAGCGTTATTCCTGCTGTAGTATTGGCAGGTCTAATTTTGTATGGACTTTATGCTTGGACAAATATTATGTTTGTTGATGAAGATGAAGACACCGTAGTTATTGAATTATATGCGCAACAGTTTAAGTGGACTGCTAGATATGCTGGTGCTGATAATGTTTTAGGAAAAGCAAACGTTAGATTAATTGAGGGTGTAAATACTTTGGGAGTAGATTTATCTGATCCTTATTCTCAAGATGATATTGTAGTTTCCGAATTACATATTCCTAAAGGTAAAAAAGTGCATTTTAAAATGAGATCACAGGATGTTTTACATTCTGCTTATTTTCCACATTTTAGAGCTCAAATGAATTGTGTTCCTGGTATGGTTACCGAATTTGCTTTTACTCCTATTTATACTACTGCTGAATATCAAGCTTTGCCTTATATGGTTGAAAAAGTTGCTAATATAAATGCTTTACGAGCTAAGAAAAGCATTCAACTAGTCGCTAAAGGTGAAGTTGCATTAGATCCTTATACTTTTAATTATTTGCTTTTATGCAATAAAATTTGCGGATCTTCTCATTACAACATGCAAATGAAAGTAGTTGTTGATACTCCAGAAGAATATAAAAAATGGTTGAGTGATAAAGCTACATTAGTTAGTGAGGTTAAAGCTTCAAAAAATAAACCAGCAGCTCAAGATGCTTCCTTAGCAAAAGATACAACTGTAGCTAAAGACACTACAACTGTTGTGAAAATTGCAATGAAATAA
- a CDS encoding quinol:cytochrome C oxidoreductase, producing MYTFSSKLKTFSFVLMAVGLLGIGYGFLTAPKDIQAVEALLAADSHGEHAEAKQGVATPSQNSETTHEVASVGKDKEVAANHNVKVDTEHKEHLEHVYHQLSNKPWAALYVACIFFMLLSLGTLAFYAIQQVAQAGWSPVLFRVMQGITAYLPVGSLLFFVFLLLSGFHINHIFIWLSEGVTKLGSENYDKIIAGKSGYLNFPFWIVRAAIFLLGWNAYRYFSRKNCLAQDESDDNSFYKKNFNISAMFLVFFIVTESIMSWDWIMSIDPHWSSTLFGWYVFASFFVSGITMIAMVTIYLKSKGYLENVNSSHIHDLAKFMFGISVFWTYLWFSQFMLIWYANIPEEITYFVTRIQVYNLPFFGAVVMNFLFPVLILINTDFKRITWVLVMAGTVILLGHYVDFFNMIMPGTVGGSWFIGISEIASVLFFLGLFIFVVFTALSKAPLLPKRNPYIEESKHFHY from the coding sequence ATGTATACATTTTCAAGTAAATTAAAAACTTTTTCTTTCGTCTTAATGGCTGTTGGTCTTTTAGGAATTGGATATGGTTTTTTAACTGCACCAAAAGATATTCAAGCAGTAGAAGCTCTTCTTGCTGCAGACAGTCATGGAGAACATGCTGAAGCTAAACAAGGAGTAGCTACACCTTCTCAAAATTCTGAAACTACTCATGAAGTAGCTTCTGTTGGGAAAGATAAAGAGGTAGCAGCAAATCATAATGTTAAAGTTGATACGGAACATAAAGAACATTTAGAACATGTTTATCATCAATTAAGTAATAAACCTTGGGCTGCATTATATGTTGCTTGTATCTTTTTTATGCTTCTTTCCTTAGGGACTCTTGCTTTTTATGCTATTCAGCAAGTTGCACAAGCAGGATGGTCTCCAGTTCTTTTCAGAGTAATGCAAGGAATTACAGCTTATTTGCCTGTGGGTTCTCTTCTTTTCTTTGTTTTCTTACTATTATCAGGTTTTCATATTAATCATATTTTTATTTGGTTAAGTGAAGGTGTTACAAAATTGGGTAGTGAAAATTATGATAAAATTATTGCTGGTAAATCGGGTTATTTAAACTTTCCATTTTGGATAGTTAGAGCTGCAATATTTTTATTGGGATGGAATGCTTACCGTTATTTTTCTCGTAAAAATTGTTTAGCACAAGATGAGTCTGATGATAATTCTTTCTACAAAAAGAATTTTAATATTTCTGCTATGTTTTTGGTATTCTTTATAGTTACCGAATCAATTATGTCATGGGATTGGATCATGTCTATAGATCCACATTGGTCTAGTACTTTATTTGGATGGTATGTTTTTGCAAGTTTCTTTGTAAGTGGAATTACAATGATTGCAATGGTAACTATTTATTTAAAATCTAAAGGGTATTTAGAGAATGTAAATTCAAGTCACATTCATGATCTAGCTAAATTTATGTTTGGTATTAGTGTTTTTTGGACGTACTTATGGTTCTCTCAATTTATGTTAATATGGTATGCAAATATTCCAGAAGAGATCACCTATTTTGTTACAAGAATACAAGTTTATAATTTACCTTTCTTTGGTGCAGTAGTTATGAATTTTTTATTTCCGGTATTAATTTTAATTAATACTGATTTTAAACGCATCACTTGGGTCTTAGTTATGGCAGGAACTGTCATTTTATTGGGGCATTATGTTGATTTCTTTAATATGATTATGCCTGGTACAGTTGGAGGTAGTTGGTTTATTGGTATTTCTGAAATTGCATCCGTTTTATTCTTTCTTGGATTATTTATTTTTGTTGTTTTCACAGCATTATCTAAAGCTCCTCTGTTGCCAAAAAGAAATCCGTATATAGAAGAGAGTAAACATTTTCATTATTAA
- a CDS encoding c-type cytochrome, translating into MKSLYKITFLVCITVLVSSCHDNLKPNYQYMPNMYEPVSYNTYSQSNAFKNGKEGQLPAEGSINRGFEPYDYPNTPEGYDLAKANLKSPLDSISDKDMDKAKGLFEIYCAICHGNAGDGQGKLATQGKFMGIPNYKDRIINEGSIFHVETYGRNLMGSHANQLSVHERWLVAAYVMKLKGQ; encoded by the coding sequence ATGAAAAGTCTATATAAAATAACATTTTTAGTTTGTATTACTGTTTTAGTTTCATCTTGTCATGATAATTTGAAACCAAACTACCAATACATGCCTAATATGTATGAGCCTGTAAGTTACAATACTTATTCTCAATCGAATGCCTTTAAAAACGGAAAAGAAGGTCAACTTCCTGCAGAAGGATCAATAAATAGAGGATTTGAACCTTATGATTATCCAAATACACCAGAAGGTTATGATTTGGCAAAAGCAAATTTAAAATCACCGCTAGATTCAATATCAGATAAAGATATGGATAAGGCAAAAGGTCTTTTTGAAATTTATTGTGCAATTTGCCATGGTAATGCTGGTGATGGTCAAGGAAAATTAGCTACTCAAGGTAAATTCATGGGTATTCCAAATTATAAAGACAGAATAATTAACGAAGGAAGTATTTTTCATGTAGAAACCTATGGTCGAAATTTAATGGGTTCACATGCTAATCAATTGAGTGTTCATGAGCGCTGGTTGGTTGCCGCTTATGTAATGAAACTCAAAGGCCAATAA
- a CDS encoding DUF3341 domain-containing protein, with the protein MSNKVIYAIYNDDDILMDAVKKTRAAHHHIEEVFTPFPVHGLDKAMGLAPTRLAICAFIYGLCGLSFGTWMMNYIMIQDWPQDIGGKPSFSYIDNMPAFVPIMFEETVFFAAHLMVITFYMRSRLWPFKEAENPDVRTTDDHFLMEVAVNNNEEELVSFFESTGAVEVKVIVKN; encoded by the coding sequence ATGAGTAATAAAGTTATATACGCCATTTATAATGACGATGATATTTTGATGGATGCTGTAAAAAAAACACGTGCAGCTCATCACCATATTGAAGAAGTATTTACACCTTTTCCGGTTCACGGATTAGATAAAGCAATGGGATTAGCACCTACCCGTTTAGCAATTTGTGCATTTATCTATGGTTTGTGTGGTTTGTCTTTTGGAACTTGGATGATGAATTATATTATGATTCAAGATTGGCCTCAAGATATCGGTGGAAAACCAAGTTTTAGTTATATTGATAATATGCCTGCTTTTGTGCCAATTATGTTTGAAGAAACTGTGTTTTTCGCTGCGCATTTAATGGTTATTACTTTTTATATGAGAAGCAGATTATGGCCTTTTAAAGAAGCTGAGAATCCTGATGTAAGAACTACTGATGACCATTTTTTAATGGAAGTTGCTGTAAATAATAATGAAGAAGAATTAGTTTCTTTTTTTGAAAGTACTGGTGCAGTTGAAGTAAAAGTAATTGTAAAGAATTAA
- the nrfD gene encoding NrfD/PsrC family molybdoenzyme membrane anchor subunit → MSSHYEAAIRKPLVIGDKSYHDITVDVAAPIEGKANKQWWIVFTIALTAFLWGLGCIIYTVSTGIGTWGLNKTVGWAWDITNFVWWVGIGHAGTLISAVLLLFRQRWRMAINRSAEAMTIFSVIQAGLFPIIHMGRPWLAYWVLPIPNQFGSLWVNFNSPLLWDVFAISTYLSVSLVFWWTGLLPDFAMLRDRAITPFNKRVYSILSFGWSGRAKDWQRFEEVSLVLAGLATPLVLSVHTIVSMDFATSVIPGWHTTIFPPYFVAGAVFSGFAMVNTLLIIMRKVSNLEAYITLQHIELMNIVIMITGSIVGVAYITELFIAWYSGVEYEQYAFLNRATGPYWWAYWAMMTCNVFSPQFMWFKKLRTSIMFSFIISIVVNIGMWFERFVIIVTSLHRDYLPSSWTMFSPTFVDIGIFIGTIGFFFVLFLLYARTFPVIAQAEVKTILKATGEHYIKEREANKHSHHE, encoded by the coding sequence ATGTCGTCTCACTACGAAGCAGCCATTAGAAAACCCTTAGTTATAGGTGATAAATCATATCACGATATAACTGTAGACGTAGCCGCACCTATTGAAGGTAAAGCAAATAAACAATGGTGGATTGTATTTACAATTGCATTAACCGCTTTCCTTTGGGGATTGGGGTGTATTATTTACACGGTATCCACTGGTATAGGAACTTGGGGATTAAACAAAACAGTTGGTTGGGCTTGGGATATTACTAACTTCGTATGGTGGGTTGGTATTGGTCACGCAGGTACCCTTATCTCTGCTGTACTATTATTATTCCGTCAACGATGGAGAATGGCGATTAACCGATCTGCAGAGGCAATGACTATATTCTCTGTAATTCAAGCAGGTTTGTTTCCAATTATTCACATGGGACGTCCTTGGTTGGCATATTGGGTTTTACCAATACCAAATCAATTTGGGTCTTTATGGGTAAATTTTAACTCACCGTTGCTTTGGGATGTATTTGCAATATCAACATATCTTTCAGTATCATTAGTTTTCTGGTGGACGGGTTTATTACCTGATTTTGCTATGTTACGTGATAGAGCTATTACACCTTTTAATAAAAGAGTATATTCTATTTTAAGTTTTGGTTGGAGTGGTAGAGCTAAAGATTGGCAACGTTTTGAGGAAGTTTCTCTTGTTCTAGCTGGTTTGGCAACTCCACTTGTGCTTTCAGTGCATACAATTGTATCGATGGACTTTGCTACTTCAGTAATTCCAGGGTGGCATACTACAATTTTCCCACCATATTTTGTTGCTGGAGCTGTTTTTTCCGGTTTTGCAATGGTTAATACTTTGCTTATTATAATGAGAAAAGTTTCTAACCTTGAAGCGTATATTACTTTACAGCATATTGAATTAATGAACATTGTAATTATGATTACCGGTTCTATTGTTGGTGTTGCTTACATTACAGAATTGTTCATTGCTTGGTATTCTGGTGTAGAATATGAACAATATGCTTTTTTAAATAGAGCTACTGGACCTTATTGGTGGGCATATTGGGCAATGATGACTTGTAATGTTTTTTCTCCTCAGTTTATGTGGTTTAAAAAATTAAGAACGAGTATTATGTTCTCTTTTATAATATCAATTGTCGTTAATATTGGTATGTGGTTTGAAAGATTTGTAATTATTGTTACTTCATTACATAGAGATTATTTACCATCTTCATGGACTATGTTTTCTCCTACATTTGTTGATATTGGAATATTTATCGGTACTATTGGTTTCTTTTTTGTGTTATTCTTACTATATGCAAGAACATTCCCTGTAATAGCGCAAGCCGAAGTTAAAACAATATTAAAAGCTACAGGAGAACATTATATTAAAGAAAGAGAAGCTAATAAACATTCACATCATGAGTAA
- a CDS encoding TAT-variant-translocated molybdopterin oxidoreductase has translation MSSNKKYWKSVEELDGNSSIVEALRNNEFVEEIPTDEFLGNEAALSSSTTRRDFLKYVGFSTAAASLAACEGPVHLSIPYVLQPEQIIPGIADYYATSVFDGFDFANLLVKTREGRPIKIDNNTIAGAKFTANARIHASILSLYDNMRLKEPKLEAKNVSWSAVDSKIKSSIVDAKAKGGQVVFLTNTLASPSTEKLIADFISKNPNAKHVIYDAISSSEALDAFETVYGERALVDYDFSKASVIVSVGADFLGDWQGGGYDSAYAKGRIPSGATGSKKISKHIQLESNMTLSGAAADKRVAMSTANQKQALVLIYNTITGSAVANSLDSVYKADVVKAAQQLKSAGSKGLLVSGIQDKNAQLLVLAINQVLASESFITSGTRQIRKGSNEKVAQLVKEMNAGSIHTLIMSGVNPVYTLADSKSFVEGLKKVKTSVSMTLKEDETALLSTIAAPVPHYLEAWGDLTLTKGTYSLTQPTIRPLFNTKQFQDILLSINGIPGTYYDYLKAFSGSIISGSSWNKVLHDGIYIGVISNSAAGTADYSAAANALAQSKSSGLELVLYTKTGMGDGQQANNPWLQEFPDPLTRVSWDNYVTVSNADAKKWGLSNEIVANGGLNGSYVTLTANGVKLENVPVIVQPGQAVGTLGMALGYGRKAALKEEMQVGINAYALYGGFNNVQSVTVVKSDGEHEFACVQGQKTLMGRGDIIKETTLEIFNSRDAEFWNEKPMVSLDHKEVEATSVDLWGSFDRSTGHHFNLSIDLNACTGCGACVIACHAENNVPVVGKDEIRRSRDMHWLRIDRYYSSESTFEGDNERKENIAGLSSSLSTFNEMEKAGDNPQVSFQPVMCQHCNHAPCETVCPVAATSHGRQGQNQMAYNRCVGTRYCANNCPYKVRRFNWFLYNKNSEFDYHMNDDLGRMVLNPDVNVRSRGVMEKCSMCIQMTQATILKAKNEGRPIKDGEFQTACSNACSTGAMIFGDVNDKEAVVTKLAEDERSYHLLEHVGTKPNVVYHVKVRNT, from the coding sequence ATGTCATCAAACAAAAAATACTGGAAAAGTGTTGAAGAACTAGACGGAAATAGTTCTATTGTTGAGGCGCTTAGAAATAACGAATTTGTTGAAGAAATTCCTACTGATGAGTTTTTAGGAAATGAAGCTGCTTTGTCTTCTTCAACTACGCGTCGTGACTTTTTAAAGTACGTTGGTTTTAGTACAGCTGCAGCTTCTCTTGCTGCATGCGAAGGTCCTGTGCATTTGTCAATTCCTTATGTGCTACAGCCAGAACAAATTATTCCTGGAATAGCGGATTATTATGCAACTTCAGTTTTTGATGGATTTGATTTTGCGAACCTTTTGGTTAAAACCCGTGAAGGGCGTCCAATTAAAATTGATAATAATACTATTGCTGGGGCAAAATTTACTGCTAACGCTAGAATTCATGCATCTATATTATCATTGTATGATAATATGCGTTTGAAAGAGCCTAAGTTAGAAGCAAAAAATGTTTCTTGGTCAGCAGTAGACTCAAAAATTAAATCTAGTATTGTTGATGCTAAAGCAAAAGGAGGACAAGTAGTGTTTTTAACAAATACTTTAGCTAGTCCATCTACTGAAAAGTTGATTGCTGATTTTATTAGCAAAAATCCAAACGCAAAACATGTAATATATGATGCTATATCGTCTTCAGAAGCTTTAGATGCTTTTGAAACTGTATATGGAGAAAGAGCTTTAGTTGATTATGACTTTTCAAAAGCTTCAGTGATTGTTTCTGTTGGTGCTGATTTTCTTGGAGATTGGCAAGGTGGTGGATATGATTCTGCTTATGCCAAGGGAAGAATTCCATCAGGTGCAACTGGAAGTAAAAAAATATCAAAACACATACAATTAGAGTCTAATATGACTTTGTCAGGTGCTGCAGCAGATAAACGTGTTGCAATGTCAACTGCAAATCAAAAGCAAGCATTAGTTCTTATTTATAATACTATAACTGGCTCAGCAGTTGCTAATTCTTTGGATTCCGTTTATAAAGCGGATGTAGTCAAAGCAGCACAACAACTAAAATCTGCTGGTTCAAAAGGACTTTTGGTATCAGGTATTCAAGATAAAAATGCTCAATTATTAGTTTTGGCTATTAATCAAGTTTTGGCAAGTGAATCTTTTATTACATCTGGAACACGTCAAATACGTAAAGGATCTAATGAAAAAGTAGCTCAATTAGTAAAAGAAATGAATGCTGGTAGTATTCATACTTTAATAATGAGTGGTGTTAATCCAGTTTATACATTGGCAGATAGTAAATCTTTCGTTGAAGGATTGAAAAAAGTAAAAACTTCTGTTTCAATGACTTTAAAAGAGGATGAAACGGCCCTATTGTCTACAATTGCTGCTCCAGTTCCTCATTATTTAGAGGCTTGGGGGGATTTAACTTTGACAAAAGGGACGTACAGTTTGACACAGCCAACTATTCGTCCGTTATTTAATACTAAACAATTTCAAGATATTTTATTGTCTATAAATGGAATTCCAGGAACTTATTATGATTACTTGAAAGCTTTTTCAGGTTCTATTATATCGGGTTCATCTTGGAATAAAGTTTTACATGATGGTATTTATATTGGTGTTATTTCAAATTCTGCTGCAGGTACAGCTGATTATAGTGCTGCTGCAAATGCATTAGCTCAATCAAAAAGTTCTGGTCTTGAATTGGTATTGTACACTAAAACAGGGATGGGAGATGGTCAACAAGCTAATAACCCTTGGTTGCAAGAATTTCCAGATCCATTAACTAGAGTTTCATGGGATAACTATGTTACTGTTTCTAATGCTGATGCTAAGAAATGGGGATTGTCTAATGAAATTGTTGCAAATGGGGGCTTAAACGGAAGTTATGTTACCTTAACTGCTAATGGTGTAAAACTAGAAAATGTACCAGTAATTGTGCAACCAGGTCAAGCTGTTGGAACTTTAGGTATGGCTTTAGGTTATGGTCGTAAAGCAGCATTAAAAGAAGAAATGCAAGTAGGTATTAATGCTTATGCTTTATATGGTGGATTTAATAATGTACAATCTGTTACAGTTGTTAAATCTGATGGTGAACACGAATTTGCTTGTGTTCAAGGTCAGAAAACATTGATGGGTAGAGGTGATATTATTAAAGAAACTACACTTGAAATATTCAATTCTAGGGACGCTGAGTTTTGGAACGAAAAACCAATGGTGTCTTTAGATCATAAAGAGGTTGAAGCAACTTCTGTTGATTTATGGGGTTCTTTCGATCGTTCTACAGGACATCATTTTAATCTTTCTATTGATTTGAATGCTTGTACAGGTTGTGGAGCATGTGTAATTGCTTGTCATGCCGAAAACAACGTTCCAGTTGTTGGTAAAGATGAAATTAGAAGAAGTAGAGATATGCATTGGTTGCGTATTGATAGATATTATTCTTCTGAAAGCACTTTCGAAGGAGACAATGAAAGAAAAGAAAATATTGCTGGTTTATCAAGTTCTTTATCTACTTTCAATGAAATGGAGAAAGCAGGAGATAACCCACAGGTTTCTTTCCAACCTGTAATGTGTCAACATTGTAATCATGCTCCTTGTGAGACTGTTTGTCCAGTTGCTGCTACATCTCATGGTCGTCAAGGTCAAAATCAAATGGCTTATAACAGATGTGTTGGTACTCGTTACTGTGCTAATAACTGTCCTTATAAAGTTCGTCGTTTTAACTGGTTCTTATACAACAAAAACAGTGAATTCGATTATCATATGAATGATGATTTAGGACGTATGGTTTTAAATCCAGATGTAAATGTTCGTTCTCGTGGAGTTATGGAAAAATGTTCAATGTGTATCCAAATGACACAAGCAACAATTTTAAAAGCTAAAAACGAAGGAAGACCTATAAAAGATGGTGAATTCCAAACAGCTTGTTCAAATGCATGTTCTACTGGAGCAATGATATTTGGAGATGTAAATGATAAAGAAGCCGTTGTTACAAAATTGGCAGAAGATGAAAGAAGTTATCATTTATTAGAGCATGTTGGTACAAAACCAAATGTTGTATACCACGTTAAAGTTAGAAATACCTAG
- a CDS encoding c-type cytochrome produces the protein MEKVGNHNSNSRKLFLSLALMLSISVASFAQDAAPVAVTATSAAPAASSGGDAAKGKELFNANCAACHKLDAKATGPALRGVASRREKAWIYKWVHNSSDLIKSGDADAVKVFEENNKIPMTAFPQLSEGDIDNIIAYTSEPKAAAPAVVAALPGTKGDVSSEEGVSNNIILGALSLVMAILIVMLVLVNKVLRKVAAANGIEVVSKEPTLPIWKAFVRNQFLVLLSSILLLLTGAYLVYGFLMQVGVDQEYSPVQPIHFSHRIHAGSNGVNCNYCHSAARVSKNAGIPSLNVCMNCHKNIAEVSDTTATADYSKADYDAEINKLYKAVGWDKTNQKYTGVTQPVKWVRIHNLQSFVYFNHSQHVTVAEVACQTCHGPVQTFEIQKQFSPLTMGWCINCHRKTDVKMEGNDYYTKIHEQLSKKYGVDKLTAAQMGGLECGKCHY, from the coding sequence ATGGAAAAGGTGGGTAACCATAATTCGAATTCAAGGAAATTATTTTTAAGCTTAGCTTTAATGTTGAGTATTTCCGTAGCTTCATTTGCTCAGGATGCAGCTCCGGTTGCGGTTACAGCAACTTCAGCGGCTCCAGCAGCGAGTTCTGGAGGTGATGCTGCAAAAGGTAAAGAGCTTTTTAATGCCAATTGTGCTGCTTGTCACAAACTTGATGCTAAAGCAACAGGTCCAGCCTTAAGAGGTGTTGCTTCTAGAAGAGAAAAAGCTTGGATTTACAAGTGGGTGCATAATAGTTCAGATTTAATAAAATCTGGAGATGCAGATGCTGTGAAAGTTTTTGAAGAAAACAATAAAATACCAATGACTGCTTTTCCTCAGTTGTCAGAAGGTGATATTGATAATATAATTGCATATACTTCTGAGCCAAAAGCTGCTGCTCCTGCGGTTGTAGCTGCATTACCTGGAACAAAAGGTGATGTGTCTTCAGAAGAGGGTGTGTCTAATAATATTATATTGGGTGCTTTGTCATTAGTAATGGCAATTCTTATTGTAATGTTGGTTTTGGTTAACAAAGTATTGAGAAAAGTTGCAGCTGCAAATGGTATTGAAGTGGTTTCAAAAGAACCTACTTTGCCGATTTGGAAAGCATTTGTTAGAAATCAATTCTTGGTTTTGCTTTCGTCTATACTTTTGTTGCTTACTGGTGCCTATTTAGTTTATGGTTTCTTAATGCAAGTTGGCGTAGATCAAGAATATTCTCCAGTTCAGCCAATTCATTTTTCACATAGAATACATGCTGGTAGCAATGGTGTTAATTGTAATTATTGTCACTCAGCTGCTCGTGTAAGTAAAAATGCTGGTATTCCTTCATTGAATGTTTGTATGAATTGTCATAAAAATATCGCTGAAGTTAGTGATACTACTGCTACTGCTGACTATTCAAAAGCAGATTATGATGCAGAAATTAACAAGCTTTACAAAGCTGTAGGTTGGGATAAAACGAATCAAAAATATACTGGTGTTACGCAACCTGTTAAATGGGTTCGTATTCATAATTTGCAAAGTTTTGTTTATTTTAATCACTCTCAACACGTAACAGTTGCAGAAGTAGCTTGTCAGACTTGCCACGGTCCAGTTCAAACTTTTGAGATTCAAAAGCAATTCTCTCCTTTAACGATGGGGTGGTGTATTAATTGTCATAGAAAAACAGATGTTAAAATGGAAGGCAATGATTACTATACCAAAATTCATGAGCAACTTTCTAAGAAATATGGTGTTGATAAATTAACAGCTGCTCAGATGGGTGGTTTGGAATGTGGTAAATGCCATTACTAA
- a CDS encoding SPOR domain-containing protein: MRFLRSLTTLLLFALIICTTNKILAQDSNLNTVQDPKFEQLLNEKRKANSSLSYNDRYKIQIFNGISETAKKTLNEFRQEFKNIDGTIIFNTPNYKVWVGNFRTRMEAERFLVEIQKKYKTVFLIKPSK, encoded by the coding sequence ATGAGATTTTTAAGAAGCCTTACTACATTGTTACTGTTTGCATTAATTATTTGCACTACAAATAAAATATTAGCTCAAGATTCAAATTTAAATACCGTTCAAGATCCAAAATTTGAGCAACTATTAAATGAAAAAAGAAAAGCAAACTCTAGTTTATCCTATAATGATCGCTATAAAATTCAAATTTTCAACGGTATAAGTGAAACTGCTAAAAAAACTTTGAATGAATTTCGTCAAGAATTCAAAAACATTGATGGTACCATAATTTTTAATACTCCAAATTATAAAGTATGGGTAGGAAACTTTAGAACTAGGATGGAAGCAGAACGATTTCTTGTAGAAATTCAAAAAAAATACAAAACAGTTTTTTTAATAAAACCAAGCAAATAG
- a CDS encoding 5'-methylthioadenosine/adenosylhomocysteine nucleosidase: protein MISKRIGILGAMPEEINGVVGLLNNKKEVVKGMRTYYTGTINKIEVVVVFSRWGKVASATTVTHLIVEFDITHLIFTGVAGAIDNKLNIGDVVIANSLVQHDLDARPIMNQFEIPLLGKILLSPPNEMLDLAIKSIGDLIKDNVLMTLIASKEQDQFSLLNPKLIVGQIASGDKFFSNNVDKNNLLKVLPEVLCVEMEGAAVAQVCFEYNIPYIIIRIISDEANETSVVDFKEFVIQIASKFGVAIIKKLIQ from the coding sequence ATGATATCAAAAAGGATTGGAATTCTTGGAGCAATGCCTGAGGAAATAAATGGAGTTGTAGGATTGCTTAATAATAAAAAGGAAGTTGTTAAGGGAATGCGTACCTATTATACAGGAACCATTAATAAAATTGAAGTTGTTGTTGTTTTTTCTCGTTGGGGAAAAGTTGCTTCTGCTACTACAGTAACTCATTTAATTGTTGAATTTGATATTACACATTTAATATTTACTGGAGTTGCAGGTGCAATTGACAATAAATTAAATATTGGTGATGTTGTAATAGCAAATAGTTTGGTACAGCATGATTTGGATGCGAGACCTATAATGAATCAATTTGAAATTCCGTTATTGGGCAAAATTTTACTCAGTCCGCCAAATGAAATGCTAGATTTAGCAATAAAAAGTATTGGTGATTTGATTAAGGATAATGTGTTGATGACTTTAATTGCTTCAAAAGAACAAGATCAATTTTCTTTGTTAAATCCAAAATTGATTGTTGGTCAAATAGCAAGTGGGGATAAGTTTTTTTCCAATAATGTAGATAAAAATAATCTTTTGAAGGTGCTTCCTGAAGTTTTATGTGTAGAAATGGAAGGAGCAGCGGTTGCACAAGTTTGCTTTGAATATAATATACCTTATATTATTATTCGTATTATTTCTGATGAAGCAAACGAGACTTCTGTTGTTGATTTTAAAGAATTTGTAATTCAAATTGCTTCTAAGTTTGGTGTTGCCATTATTAAAAAATTGATTCAATAA